The following coding sequences lie in one Spinacia oleracea cultivar Varoflay chromosome 1, BTI_SOV_V1, whole genome shotgun sequence genomic window:
- the LOC130467245 gene encoding uncharacterized protein yields MKPERVYLDQLTEKSKGYKVKVKVVEKGPERNSPSKGILFQGLVMEDDKGNRMRAALFGNQIDVYKEAIEHLGSYEIANATIKASDEYWKAKDAKYGLLGYQMSFGSQAVIQRMNAESGPVLPEYQCLATIPRVYDPTDRFDIVAVVLYLEEEARKVTGFEQREYLVREIVVTDHSNEQPITITVWNELTGEHCKPLSSWAEQFTVFGFTALRGSFHKGFSLGSTMSTRIITDPKGERADALREWVKNRTDWLSDRQARVLDVRNPTKEKVIITLDSLKLKRPYNTLQEQRHWLRVTIPNPQMSTINAYLGCSACGRRGDIPAGTSYTCTRCKADTVSTPKITYNFVASDGTGTMECTSFTEDSEKLFRMTAADTFRMKHSNDAATFEQLQEMLKSNHFLLEIGPTMGLSKNGVLEWCLKSIDLESGEAQAENVEHHFADQQAEQGPSASQVLAQATIARQQLEQPTLRRKNPEQAMVTGKQPEQGAIPQKKLKQQLEQPTLRRKNPEQAMVTGKQPEQGAIPQKKLKQEFIAELHAAQGSIARQSDEEEDDSSGK; encoded by the exons ATGAAGCCTGAACGCGTGTATCTGGATCAGCTAACCGAAAAAAGCAAGGGCTACAAGGTTAAGGTCAAGGTCGTAGAGAAAGGACCGGAAAGGAACTCTCCTTCAAAGGGAATCCTATTCCAAGGACTTGTGATGGAAGATGACAAG GGAAATCGAATGCGTGCTGCACTTTTTGGAAATCAAATTGATGTCTACAAGGAAGCTATTGAACACTTAGGGAGTTATGAGATAGCTAATGCTACGATTAAAGCCAGCGATGAATATTGGAAAGCCAAAGACGCGAAATACGGTCTGCTTGGATACCAGATGAGCTTTGGCTCACAGGCGGTAATCCAACGAATGAATGCTGAGTCAGGGCCAGTATTACCGGAATACCAATGCCTAGCCACCATCCCAAGAGTGTATGATCCAACTGACAGATTTG ATATTGTTGCTGTTGTTCTATACCTCGAAGAAGAAGCACGGAAAGTCACTGGATTTGAACAACGCGAATACTTAGTTCGTGAAATTGTGGTGACAGACCATAG CAATGAGCAGCCAATCACAATTACTGTTTGGAACGAGCTGACTGGAGAACATTGCAAACCGCTCTCCTCATGGGCAGAACAGTTCACTGTTTTTGGATTCACGGCTTTGAGAGGCAGCTTTCATAAAG GATTTTCCCTTGGTTCCACCATGTCTACTAGAATCATTACTGATCCAAAAGGAGAAAGAGCAGACGCATTGAGGGAATG GGTCAAAAATCGCACCGACTGGCTGAGTGACAGGCAAGCAAGGGTATTGGATGTCAGGAACCCTACGAAAGAGAAGGTGATCATCACACTGGACTCCCTGAAGCTGAAAAGG CCTTACAACACCTTGCAAGAGCAACGCCATTGGCTCAGGGTTACAATACCCAACCCTCAAATGAGCACGATCAATGCATACCTGGGGTGCTCTGCTTGTGGACGGCGTGGAGACATTCCAGCAGGGACATCCTACACTTGCACCAGATGTAAGGCAGATACCGTGTCTACTCCAAA GATTACCTACAATTTCGTGGCATCTGATGGGACTGGCACAATGGAATGCACCTCGTTCACTGAAGATTCTGAAAAGTTGTTCAGGATGACGGCTGCAGACACGTTCAGGATGAAGCACAGC AATGATGCAGCGACCTTTGAACAGCTCCAGGAAATGCTCAAGTCCAACCACTTTCTGCTGGAAATCGGTCCAACAATGGGCCTTTCAAAGAACGGCGTGCTTGAATGGTGCTTGAAATCGATTGATTTGGAATCTGGGGAGGCCCAAGCAGAAAATGTTGAGCATCACTTTGCTGATCAGCAGGCTGAACAGGGTCCGAGTGCCAGCCAGGTGCTTGCACAAGCAACAATTGCTAGGCAGCAGCTTGAACAACCAACACTTCGTAGGAAGAACCCTGAGCAAGCAATGGTTACTGGGAAGCAGCCAGAGCAAGGAGCcattcctcaaaagaaactgAAGCAGCAGCTTGAACAACCAACACTTCGTAGGAAGAACCCTGAGCAAGCAATGGTTACTGGGAAGCAGCCAGAGCAAGGAGCcattcctcaaaagaaactgAAGCAGGAATTCATAGCTGAGCTCCATGCTGCACAGGGGAGTATTGCAAGACAATCAGACGAAGAGGAGGATGACTCCTCTGGTAAGTAA
- the LOC130465501 gene encoding uncharacterized protein produces the protein MIYVVEFQKRGLPHAHFLVILKPNSKIRSPADFDKFVSAEIPPLANPHLRKIVLQHMMHGPCGQLNPDCACMKRKGNEGHCKYGYPKKFAAETTNSSDGYPLYKRIDTGESVCIRRVNMDNRSVIPYNPYLSSLFDCHLNVEVCSTIMAVKYLYKYVYKGHDRISFNVQDGSTAIVDEIQQYQAGRWVSPCEAAWRIFGFDLFEMFPSVLPLQIHLPNLQTIQVMPHENLDEIILNDKRSRTQLTEFFRMNAATPDGTGYTYAEFPEHYKWEGKEWRKRSNKTVVVGRLTFVAPAEGERYFLRLLLMHVDSPRSFDHLRTVDGYKCATFQETALRLKLLEEDNAVDLCLAEACEVQMPTAFRQLFSTVLIFCQPSDPNALWLKYYDALSEDYRHQYPSSDSRSRELTVRSVEKSLEAMGKSFRDFGLQHLNDFQDEEFRRTKDIIDALDAPIPRDCIDARNTLNQAQQEAFDSIIDHVLKGKPGAFFIDGPGGTGKTFLYNALYAEVRLMNKIVLPTATSGIAASNIPSGRTAHSRFKIPIDSDASLACDVPKQGSLACLLKETSLIIWDEASMARKENVESLDMLLRDLCDENTLFGGKLVVFGGDFRQVLPVLPRKTQREAVAASLVSSVLWPWFIRFNLTENVRAREDPYFSAFLLSLGNGELQTGENDLVQLPMQIVHPSEVASDPIAELTAIAFPEVDVCRSTPGNFTTTAILTPLNEDVDDINATLIDKFPGESVMYRSFDTVLDDNSAIYPPEFIHTLCPGGMSPYKLVLKKNCPVLLLRNILPSSGLCNGTRMICKNFYPNLIECMITTGQHSGSHVFIPRIRLRPSASSNYPFQFQRKQFPIKLSFAMTINKSQGQTLSQVSIYLPQPCFSHGQLYVALSRARKACNVKVVSKQSPGHQPEHHVRNVISYDVLRLAACFVIILVRLTVTKHVHAMQLLLLFVPFGLCCKYAREKQPTCVENHASTCILMSSADQEIFGVHICQVRALIAHTTSYYSFLFCESLCVLLSLLKHLSSSDWVTLKPVLLGRLNASP, from the exons ATGATATATGTTGTTGAGTTCCAGAAACGGGGGTTGCCGCACGCTCATTTCCTTGTTATCCTTAAACCCAATTCTAAGATTAGAAGCCCTGCTGACTTTGATAAGTTTGTTTCTGCTGAGATCCCTCCTCTTGCCAACCCTCACTTGAGGAAGATTGTTCTTCAACACATGATGCATGGCCCATGTGGACAACTGAACCCTGATTGTGCGTGCATGAAACGGAAAGGTAATGAGGGGCACTGCAAGTATGGATATCCGAAAAAATTTGCTGCCGAGACAACTAACAGCAGCGATGGATACCCACTTTATAAAAGGATAGATACTGGAGAAAGTGTTTGTATTCGCAGGGTTAATATGGATAACAGGTCAGTTATTCCGTATAACCCGTACCTATCATCACTTTTTGATTGCCACTTAAACGTTGAGGTTTGTTCGACCATAATGGCAGTCAAATACCTGTACAAATATGTGTACAAGGGCCATGACAGGATCTCATTCAACGTGCAGGATGGTAGCACTGCTATTGTTGATGAGATACAACAGTACCAGGCTGGGAGGTGGGTTTCCCCGTGTGAGGCAGCATGGAGAATTTTCGGGTTCGATCTGTTTGAGATGTTTCCATCGGTGTTGCCTCTGCAAATACATCTGCCTAACTTGCAGACAATCCAGGTAATGCCTCATGAGAATTTAGACGAGATCATTTTAAATGATAAAAGATCTCGAACTCAACTTACAGAATTCTTTAGGATGAATGCTGCCACACCTGATGGAACGGGCTATACATATGCAGAATTTCCAGAGCATTATAAGTGGGAGGGTAAAGAATGGAGAAAAAGAAGCAACAAGACCGTTGTTGTTGGCAGGCTCACTTTTGTAGCACCTGCTGAAGGGGAACGTTACTTCCTCAGATTATTACTGATGCATGTGGATAGCCCGCGATCCTTTGATCATCTCCGAACTGTTGATGGATATAAGTGTGCCACTTTTCAGGAGACAGCTCTGCGGCTGAAATTGCTAGAGGAAGACAACGCTGTCGACTTGTGCTTAGCTGAAGCGTGTGAAGTGCAAATGCCGACTGCATTCCGACAGCTCTTTTCAACAGTGCTGATCTTCTGCCAGCCAAGTGACCCCAATGCCCTCTGGTTAAAATACTACGACGCTCTCTCTGAAGATTATAGGCACCAGTATCCGAGTTCTGATAGCAGGTCAAGGGAGCTCACTGTTAGATCTGTTGAGAAATCTCTTGAAGCAATGGGGAAATCATTTAGAGACTTTGGCCTACAACATTTAAATGATTTTCAAGATGAAGAGTTCAGGCGAACAAAAGACATTATCGATGCACTTGATGCACCGATACCTCGGGACTGTATTGATGCCCGTAACACATTAAACCAAGCACAGCAGGAGGCATTTGACAGCATTATTGACCACGTTCTTAAAGGGAAACCTGGTGCATTCTTCATAGACGGGCCCGGAGGAACAGGTAAAACCTTCCTATACAATGCTCTCTATGCAGAGGTTCGTTTGATGAACAAGATTGTCCTACCAACTGCGACATCTGGAATTGCAGCATCAAATATACCTTCTGGGAGGACTGCTCACTCTCGGTTTAAAATACCGATAGATTCtgatgcttcccttgcttgcgATGTTCCTAAACAGGGCAGTCTTGCATGTTTACTAAAAGAGACATCGTTGATTATTTGGGACGAAGCTTCAATGGCAAGGAAAGAAAATGTTGAGTCATTAGACATGCTTCTACGAGACTTGTGTGATGAGAATACCCTTTTTGGTGGCAAGCTTGTGGTTTTTGGTGGCGACTTCCGTCAGGTCCTGCCCGTCCTACCCCGCAAAACACAGCGAGAAGCTGTTGCTGCTAGCTTAGTGAGTTCTGTTCTTTGGCCTTGGTTCATTAGGTTCAATCTCACTGAAAATGTTCGGGCAAGAGAAGATCCCTACTTTTCTGCGTTTTTGCTTTCTCTTGGAAATGGTGAGCTGCAAACCGGCGAGAATGACCTTGTGCAATTGCCAATGCAGATAGTACACCCATCTGAGGTCGCTTCTGATCCTATTGCCGAACTTACTGCAATTGCATTTCCCGAGGTAGATGTTTGCAGGTCCACCCCAGGCAATTTCACAACAACGGCTATACTGACCCCCCTGAATGAAgatgttgatgatatcaatgctACCCTGATAGACAAATTCCCTGGAGAATCTGTTATGTACAGGAGTTTTGATACAGTTCTTGATGATAATAGCGCGATCTATCCTCCTGAATTTATACACACCCTCTGCCCAGGTGGAATGAGCCCATACAAGCTCGTCTTGAAGAAAAATTGTCCAGTTCTTCTGCTTCGCAATATCCTGCCTTCGTCTGGCCTGTGCAATGGGACACGTATGATATGCAAGAATTTCTACCCGAATCTGATTGAATGCATGATCACGACTGGGCAGCACAGCGGAAGCCATGTTTTTATACCCCGAATTAGGCTTCGGCCGTCTGCATCTTCCAATTATCCTTTCCAATTTCAGAGGAAACAATTCCCTATAAAACTAAGCTTTGCAATGACGATAAACAAGTCACAAGGGCAAACACTAAGCCAAGTCTCCATCTATCTTCCCCAGCCGTGTTTCTCCCATGGTCAGCTTTATGTGGCATTGTCTCGTGCTAGAAAAGCATGTAACGTCAAAGTTGTTTCAAAACAATCTCCGGGACACCAACCTGAGCACCATGTTAGAAATGTCATCTCTTATGATGTGCTTAGATTAGCCG CTTGCTTTGTTATTATTCTTGTACGGCTTACTGTAACCAAACATGTTCATGCCATGCAGTTGTTGCtcctttttgtgccttttggTTTGTGCTGCAAATATGCCCGTGAAAAACAGCCCACCTGTGTAGAAAATCATGCAAGCACATGCATTCTAATGTCATCTGCAG ATCAAGAAATTTTTGGTGTTCATATATGCCAAGTGAGGGCTCTGATAGCTCATACAACCTCATATTATTCTTTCT TATTTTGTGAGTCCCTTTGTGTTCTACTCTCATTATTAAAGCACCTAAGCTCAAGCGATTGGGTGACACTAAAACCAGTGTTATTAGGTCGTTTAAATGCAAGTCCTTAA